From a single Nostoc sp. MS1 genomic region:
- the argC gene encoding N-acetyl-gamma-glutamyl-phosphate reductase, which produces MNKPKIFIDGESGTTGLQIYSRLSQRGDIELVSIEASKRKDAEERAKLLNSVDLAILCLPDDAAREAVSLVNSDGVKILDASTAYRTAEGWVYGFPELNPGQREKIANAQFVSNPGCYPTGFLACIRPLITQGILPANFPVTINAVSGYSGGGKNLIRKYDSFHEQQKAVTSDYPLGIYGLQFGHKHVKEMHQHSGLASPPLFVPAVGDFEQGMLVQIPLPLWTLDHPPSGEEIYQAIAQYYQGEKFVQVAPFKDASLLRDGTFLDAIAVNGTNIVQIFVFANDNTKEALLIARLDNLGKGASGAAVQNLNIMLGFPEELGLSTMDN; this is translated from the coding sequence ATGAATAAACCAAAGATTTTTATTGATGGGGAATCGGGAACTACAGGCTTACAGATTTACTCCCGCCTCAGCCAACGAGGTGATATTGAGCTAGTTAGTATCGAAGCATCAAAGCGCAAGGATGCGGAAGAAAGGGCAAAATTACTTAATTCTGTTGATTTAGCCATACTTTGTTTACCCGATGATGCTGCGCGGGAAGCTGTTAGCTTGGTTAACAGTGATGGGGTAAAGATTCTAGATGCGAGTACAGCCTACCGCACGGCTGAAGGTTGGGTATATGGTTTTCCAGAACTCAACCCAGGACAGCGTGAGAAAATCGCTAATGCTCAATTTGTCAGCAATCCAGGATGTTATCCTACAGGATTTTTAGCTTGTATCCGTCCATTAATCACTCAAGGTATTCTTCCTGCTAACTTTCCTGTAACAATTAATGCGGTGTCTGGCTATTCTGGTGGTGGTAAGAATCTGATTCGGAAATATGATAGCTTTCATGAGCAGCAAAAAGCAGTAACCTCAGATTATCCTTTGGGTATCTATGGTTTACAGTTTGGGCATAAACACGTTAAAGAGATGCACCAGCATTCTGGATTAGCATCACCGCCATTGTTTGTCCCTGCTGTGGGTGACTTTGAGCAGGGAATGTTGGTACAAATACCCTTACCCCTGTGGACATTAGATCATCCGCCTTCAGGTGAGGAAATTTATCAAGCGATCGCCCAATATTACCAAGGGGAAAAATTTGTCCAAGTAGCTCCCTTTAAAGATGCTAGCCTGTTACGTGACGGGACATTTTTAGATGCTATCGCAGTTAACGGCACTAATATTGTGCAAATCTTCGTCTTTGCTAACGACAACACCAAAGAAGCCCTACTAATTGCGCGTCTCGACAATTTAGGCAAAGGCGCATCAGGTGCAGCCGTTCAAAACCTCAACATCATGCTGGGTTTTCCTGAAGAGTTAGGACTGTCAACAATGGACAATTAA
- a CDS encoding DUF4058 family protein, which yields MPSPFPGMNPYFENPDLWPEVHHWIITAIAELLIPQLRPKYRVAVEKRVYQMTDENSVLVGIPDVVIGRSLANTQPEALNIAVASPPAKPLTVNLPIPEEVREGYLEVREVGTGEVVTAIEVLSPKNKRPGEGRKAYESKRQQVLGSLTHLVEIDLLRTGEPMPILGKQIESDYRILVSRSNYRPQAELYPFQLPEPIPAFLLPLRRGDTEPVVDLQGLIHGVYDRAGFDLAIDYTREPVPPLRESDTIWAKEILQQQGLRS from the coding sequence ATGCCCTCACCGTTTCCAGGGATGAATCCCTACTTTGAAAATCCTGATCTTTGGCCTGAAGTTCATCATTGGATAATTACGGCAATTGCGGAATTATTAATTCCTCAACTGCGTCCAAAATACCGAGTAGCAGTAGAGAAACGAGTGTATCAAATGACAGATGAAAATTCTGTTTTAGTTGGGATACCGGATGTTGTCATAGGACGTTCTCTAGCAAATACACAACCAGAAGCTTTAAATATTGCTGTTGCTTCACCACCAGCGAAACCCCTTACTGTTAACCTTCCCATACCAGAGGAAGTACGCGAGGGATATTTAGAGGTGCGAGAAGTGGGAACAGGGGAAGTTGTCACGGCAATTGAAGTGCTTTCTCCAAAAAACAAGCGTCCTGGTGAGGGAAGAAAAGCTTATGAAAGCAAACGTCAGCAGGTATTAGGTAGCTTGACGCATTTGGTAGAAATTGACTTGTTACGTACTGGTGAACCTATGCCGATTTTAGGTAAGCAAATAGAGTCTGATTACCGGATTTTAGTCAGTCGTAGCAATTATCGTCCTCAAGCAGAGCTTTACCCTTTTCAATTACCGGAACCGATACCAGCTTTTTTATTACCTTTACGTCGGGGTGATACAGAACCAGTCGTAGACTTACAAGGATTAATACATGGCGTATACGATCGCGCCGGCTTTGATTTAGCGATAGATTATACTCGTGAGCCAGTCCCACCCCTGCGAGAAAGTGATACTATCTGGGCAAAAGAAATATTACAACAGCAAGGACTGCGTTCTTGA
- a CDS encoding DDE transposase family protein — MRNAQTWYIVKRNIGNCEIIPGEEVGEGNSDVVEQWGPFDSREEAIARRIGLIRSGKCQPQ, encoded by the coding sequence ATGCGCAATGCACAAACTTGGTATATTGTCAAGCGTAATATTGGTAATTGCGAAATTATCCCCGGTGAAGAAGTTGGGGAAGGTAATTCAGATGTGGTTGAACAGTGGGGGCCTTTTGATTCACGAGAGGAGGCGATCGCTCGTCGCATCGGGTTAATTAGATCGGGCAAGTGCCAACCGCAGTAA
- the ctpC gene encoding carboxyl-terminal processing protease CtpC, protein MVITKSRLVLGATAVTLSTIAVTSLGIHSRGQALFKASPKELVDEVWQIVQRQYVDGTFNQVDWQAVRKEYLNKSYSNQQEAYKSIREMLKKLNDPYTRFMDPEEFKNMQVDTSGELTGIGITISQDEKTKQLVVIAPIEDTPAFKAGILAKDVILQIDGKSTKGMDTNQAVSLIRGAAGSQVTLTIQRNNQEKQFKITRARIEIHPVRYSEKQTPVGKLGYIRLNQFSANASKEMQDAISNLEKKQVAGYVLDLRGNPGGLLFSSVEIARMWIDKGTIVSTVDRQGVREREVANGRALTEKPLVILVDKGSASASEILSGALQDNKRAVIVGTQTFGKGLVQSVRPLDDGSGLAVTIAKYLTPNDRDINKHGIDPDVKVELTDAQRQQLWLRDRDKLGTLEDQQFAKAVEVLGKQIAAKGTPTAEKK, encoded by the coding sequence ATGGTGATTACAAAAAGTAGGCTTGTTTTGGGTGCTACGGCAGTAACACTCTCTACGATCGCAGTTACTAGCCTTGGCATTCACTCTCGCGGTCAAGCTTTATTTAAAGCAAGTCCCAAGGAATTAGTAGATGAAGTTTGGCAAATCGTTCAGCGCCAATACGTAGACGGTACTTTTAACCAAGTGGATTGGCAGGCTGTTCGTAAGGAATACTTGAATAAGTCCTACAGTAATCAGCAGGAAGCTTATAAGTCCATACGGGAAATGCTGAAGAAGCTAAATGATCCGTATACCCGGTTTATGGACCCAGAGGAATTTAAGAATATGCAGGTGGATACCTCTGGAGAACTTACAGGTATCGGTATCACCATTAGCCAAGATGAAAAAACTAAGCAATTAGTCGTAATTGCCCCCATTGAAGATACACCAGCTTTTAAAGCCGGAATATTAGCTAAGGATGTCATCCTCCAAATTGATGGCAAAAGCACCAAAGGGATGGATACTAACCAAGCAGTATCTTTAATCCGAGGTGCAGCTGGCTCACAAGTAACCTTGACAATTCAGCGCAACAATCAAGAAAAACAGTTTAAAATTACACGGGCGCGGATTGAAATTCATCCGGTTCGTTATTCTGAGAAGCAAACTCCTGTTGGCAAACTTGGCTACATTCGTCTCAACCAGTTCAGCGCTAATGCTAGCAAAGAGATGCAGGATGCCATCAGCAATTTAGAAAAGAAACAAGTAGCTGGTTATGTCCTCGATTTACGTGGTAATCCTGGTGGCTTACTTTTCTCCAGCGTAGAGATTGCCCGTATGTGGATCGATAAAGGTACAATCGTTTCCACTGTTGACCGTCAAGGCGTGCGAGAACGTGAAGTAGCAAATGGACGTGCCTTGACCGAAAAGCCGTTAGTAATTTTGGTAGATAAAGGTTCAGCCAGTGCAAGTGAAATTCTTTCCGGCGCACTCCAGGATAACAAGCGTGCTGTTATTGTGGGTACTCAAACCTTTGGTAAGGGTTTGGTGCAATCAGTCCGTCCTCTAGATGATGGTTCAGGCTTGGCTGTAACAATCGCTAAATACCTCACACCCAACGATAGAGATATTAACAAGCATGGCATCGATCCAGATGTGAAAGTGGAATTAACTGATGCCCAACGCCAACAACTATGGCTGCGCGATCGCGACAAACTCGGTACACTAGAGGATCAGCAATTTGCTAAAGCAGTAGAGGTCTTGGGTAAACAGATTGCTGCTAAGGGTACACCAACGGCTGAGAAAAAGTAG
- the ispG gene encoding (E)-4-hydroxy-3-methylbut-2-enyl-diphosphate synthase yields MQTLPNPSTSTNTTSQPTFDTKIKRRKTRPVKVGNVTIGGGYPVVVQSMINEDTLDIDGSVAAIRRLHEVGCEIVRVTVPSIAHAVALGEIKQKLIKTYQDVPIVADVHHNGMKIALEVAKHIEKVRINPGLYVFEKPNPNRTEYTQAEFEEIGEKIRETLAPLVISLRDQGKAMRIGVNHGSLAERMLFTYGDTPEGMVESALEFIRICESLDFRNIVISMKASRVPVMVAAYRLMAKRMDDLGMDYPLHLGVTEAGDGEYGRIKSTAGIATLLADGIGDTIRVSLTEAPEKEIPVCYSILQALGLRKTMVEYVACPSCGRTLFNLEEVLHKVREATKHLTGLDIAVMGCIVNGPGEMADADYGYVGKTPGFISLYRGREEIKKVPEDKGVEELIDLIKADGRWVDP; encoded by the coding sequence ATGCAAACCCTGCCGAATCCTTCAACCTCGACTAACACAACAAGTCAGCCCACCTTTGACACCAAAATCAAACGCCGTAAAACCCGTCCAGTCAAAGTAGGAAATGTCACCATCGGCGGTGGCTATCCTGTAGTGGTGCAATCGATGATCAACGAAGACACCCTAGATATTGATGGTTCTGTAGCGGCTATTCGACGTTTACACGAAGTTGGCTGTGAAATCGTCCGAGTGACAGTACCTAGTATCGCTCATGCGGTAGCCTTGGGAGAAATTAAACAAAAACTCATCAAGACTTACCAAGATGTACCGATTGTTGCTGACGTGCATCACAACGGCATGAAAATTGCATTAGAAGTTGCCAAGCACATAGAAAAAGTACGGATTAATCCGGGTTTATACGTATTTGAAAAACCAAACCCTAATAGAACCGAATATACTCAAGCCGAATTTGAAGAAATTGGCGAAAAAATCCGCGAAACTCTAGCACCATTGGTAATTTCCTTACGCGACCAAGGTAAAGCGATGCGTATTGGTGTCAATCACGGTTCCCTAGCTGAGAGAATGTTATTTACCTACGGCGATACTCCAGAAGGAATGGTAGAGTCCGCCTTAGAATTTATTCGCATCTGTGAATCTCTAGACTTCCGTAATATCGTCATCTCCATGAAAGCCTCACGAGTTCCCGTAATGGTAGCCGCCTATCGCCTCATGGCCAAACGTATGGATGATTTAGGCATGGACTACCCCTTACACTTGGGAGTCACAGAAGCAGGCGATGGCGAATATGGCAGAATTAAATCCACAGCCGGTATTGCCACATTATTAGCAGATGGTATTGGGGATACCATCCGAGTTTCCTTAACAGAAGCACCAGAAAAAGAAATCCCGGTCTGTTACAGCATTCTGCAAGCTTTAGGTTTGCGGAAAACAATGGTGGAATACGTAGCTTGTCCTTCCTGTGGACGCACCTTATTTAACTTAGAGGAAGTATTACACAAAGTCCGAGAGGCCACCAAGCACCTCACTGGATTAGATATTGCCGTTATGGGTTGTATTGTTAATGGCCCTGGAGAAATGGCTGATGCTGACTATGGTTACGTAGGCAAAACCCCAGGCTTCATCTCTTTATACCGTGGCAGAGAAGAAATCAAAAAAGTCCCAGAAGACAAAGGCGTAGAAGAGTTGATTGACTTAATTAAGGCAGACGGCCGTTGGGTAGACCCTTAG
- a CDS encoding isochorismatase: MSNQITVQSSTIPPYFNPAKVGEVWRVPYQERAAEAEAWAKEHNVPPAAFDQKRICLLLIDVQNTFCIPGFELFVGGQSGNGAVDDNRRICEFIYRNLNTITKIIPTLDTHTTMQIFHPIFWVNHLGEHPTPSATSISLADVEKRIWKVNPDVANSLTGGNYELLEKHAYHYVKQLSQDGKYPLIIWPYHSMLGGIGHALVASVEEAIFFHCIARQSQTQFEIKGDNPFTENYSILRPEVLVSFDNNPLAHKNHQLIQQLLEYDTVIIGGQAKSHCVAWTIDDLLTEIKQVDAALAQKVYLLEDCTSPVVVPGVVDYTQQANEAFTRFQAAGMHIVKSTELIENWLI; the protein is encoded by the coding sequence ATGAGCAATCAAATAACGGTGCAATCATCTACTATACCGCCTTACTTTAACCCTGCCAAAGTCGGCGAAGTCTGGCGCGTACCTTATCAAGAACGAGCAGCCGAAGCAGAAGCATGGGCAAAAGAACATAATGTTCCACCAGCCGCTTTTGATCAAAAGCGCATTTGTCTATTGTTAATAGATGTGCAGAACACTTTCTGCATCCCTGGATTTGAATTATTTGTTGGTGGTCAATCGGGTAATGGTGCAGTAGATGATAACCGCCGAATATGTGAGTTTATTTATCGTAATTTAAACACGATTACTAAAATTATTCCTACGCTCGATACTCACACTACCATGCAGATTTTTCATCCAATATTTTGGGTGAATCATTTAGGTGAACATCCCACACCATCAGCTACTAGTATTAGTCTAGCAGATGTAGAAAAACGGATTTGGAAAGTTAATCCAGATGTAGCGAATAGTTTGACTGGTGGCAATTATGAATTATTAGAAAAACACGCTTATCATTATGTCAAGCAACTTAGTCAAGATGGTAAATATCCTTTAATTATTTGGCCTTATCACTCAATGTTGGGTGGTATTGGTCATGCTTTAGTTGCTTCAGTTGAAGAAGCAATATTTTTCCATTGTATTGCCCGTCAAAGTCAAACTCAATTTGAAATTAAAGGTGATAATCCTTTTACAGAAAATTATTCTATTCTGCGTCCAGAAGTCTTGGTTAGTTTTGATAACAATCCTTTAGCTCATAAAAATCATCAGTTGATTCAGCAACTTTTAGAATATGATACTGTAATTATTGGTGGTCAAGCTAAAAGTCATTGTGTAGCCTGGACAATTGATGATTTACTAACAGAAATTAAACAGGTAGATGCTGCACTTGCCCAAAAAGTCTATCTACTAGAAGATTGTACTTCGCCTGTTGTTGTGCCGGGGGTTGTAGATTACACACAACAAGCCAATGAAGCGTTTACTAGATTTCAAGCAGCAGGAATGCACATTGTTAAATCTACTGAATTGATTGAAAATTGGCTAATCTAA
- a CDS encoding tetratricopeptide repeat protein gives MSQSINSEVEFLFNQGLQHTQTGEYEQAIACFNQVLEIQPDSSDAWTERGWNFFLLDNAEATAAALTSFDNALKIEPNNFSAWHRLGQVQLERFSDYDGSLLSFQQALNIKPDDYDVWWDRSFALYQLGHYEEALASYNKTLEIDPNSCAVWHERSGMLFEMGCYDEALASYEKLLEINPEDYISWRERGKVLESLTCYSEAITSYEKALELKPDACEIWSYKGEALEQIGNITAAIASHENALKCNNKGEVAWYEWARVLIHFGRIEEALNSCEQAITLLDDKFAAWQNRSIILHELALYEEAIASYNQALEVNPNDADTFYNIACCYALQGHVESAIKNLQQAINFGDATFIAAAENDPDFDIIRHTDEFQALMQIEVLD, from the coding sequence ATGAGCCAAAGCATCAATTCAGAAGTTGAATTTTTATTTAATCAGGGGTTACAGCATACCCAAACTGGAGAATACGAACAAGCGATCGCCTGCTTTAATCAAGTTTTAGAAATACAACCAGATTCCTCAGATGCTTGGACTGAGCGCGGCTGGAATTTCTTTTTGTTAGACAATGCGGAAGCCACAGCCGCCGCACTTACTAGCTTTGACAATGCTTTAAAAATTGAACCTAATAATTTCTCAGCTTGGCATCGTTTGGGACAAGTTCAGTTAGAACGTTTCAGTGATTATGATGGGTCTTTGTTGAGTTTTCAACAAGCCTTAAATATCAAACCTGATGATTACGATGTTTGGTGGGATAGAAGCTTTGCCTTATATCAATTAGGTCACTATGAGGAAGCCCTTGCCAGCTACAATAAAACTTTAGAAATTGACCCTAATAGTTGTGCAGTATGGCATGAACGAAGTGGCATGTTATTTGAGATGGGTTGTTATGATGAAGCTCTAGCAAGTTATGAAAAGTTGCTAGAAATTAACCCTGAAGATTATATCAGTTGGCGTGAACGCGGCAAGGTATTAGAAAGTTTAACCTGTTATTCTGAAGCAATTACTAGTTATGAAAAAGCATTGGAACTTAAACCAGATGCCTGTGAAATTTGGTCATATAAAGGGGAAGCTTTAGAGCAAATAGGCAATATAACAGCAGCGATCGCCAGTCACGAAAATGCCCTTAAGTGTAACAATAAAGGTGAAGTTGCTTGGTACGAATGGGCTAGGGTATTAATTCATTTTGGTCGAATAGAAGAAGCTCTTAACTCTTGCGAACAAGCAATTACACTTTTAGATGACAAATTCGCTGCATGGCAAAACCGCAGCATTATTTTACATGAATTAGCTCTTTATGAGGAAGCGATCGCTAGTTACAACCAAGCTTTAGAAGTCAACCCTAATGACGCTGATACATTTTATAATATAGCCTGCTGTTATGCCTTACAAGGTCATGTAGAGTCGGCTATAAAAAACTTACAACAAGCTATAAATTTTGGTGATGCTACCTTCATTGCCGCAGCCGAAAATGACCCTGACTTTGATATAATACGTCATACAGATGAGTTTCAAGCTTTGATGCAGATAGAAGTCTTAGATTAG
- a CDS encoding LysM peptidoglycan-binding domain-containing M23 family metallopeptidase, protein MTVSYRLLLLCSLVSTIGLTTILPKLNRVNAAEAVCPVSALSRFKRHKVVRGDTLVTIAQRYNLSPETLIGMNPSLHDGSSPTVGSELQIPPYNGVVVEVPQGQTWRQVATKFKVRPDTLFEVNGCQSNPRIVFVPGVNWSPNGSFTQSPRPSTATAAVRLAGYPFSQAAEIGLPYGWQINPNTGEVFFHSGVDLLAAVGTPVVAIASGKVVFAKEQGTYGNLVIINHDGGLQSRYAHLDSINVKVGQLVKKGQVLGTVGTTGQPTSKQPHLHFEVRTSSSLGWVAENPKDYLKP, encoded by the coding sequence ATGACAGTTTCCTACCGTCTGCTTTTACTCTGTAGTTTAGTCAGCACTATTGGACTGACCACCATCCTGCCCAAATTGAACAGAGTTAATGCTGCTGAGGCGGTTTGTCCGGTTTCGGCTTTATCTCGATTCAAGCGCCATAAAGTAGTTCGTGGTGATACGTTGGTCACAATAGCTCAACGCTACAACCTCAGCCCGGAAACGCTGATTGGGATGAACCCATCTCTCCACGATGGTTCTTCCCCGACTGTCGGCAGTGAACTACAAATTCCTCCCTACAATGGGGTTGTAGTGGAAGTACCTCAAGGTCAAACTTGGCGACAAGTAGCGACAAAATTTAAGGTTCGTCCTGATACTTTATTTGAAGTTAACGGCTGTCAAAGCAACCCCAGAATAGTCTTTGTGCCTGGGGTTAATTGGTCGCCTAACGGTTCCTTTACTCAGTCTCCTAGACCTTCTACTGCAACTGCTGCTGTTAGGTTAGCTGGCTATCCTTTTTCTCAAGCTGCGGAAATAGGGTTGCCTTATGGCTGGCAAATTAACCCAAATACAGGTGAAGTATTCTTCCACAGTGGGGTGGACTTGTTAGCAGCTGTGGGAACGCCTGTTGTAGCGATCGCATCTGGTAAGGTAGTTTTTGCTAAGGAACAGGGTACTTACGGTAATTTGGTCATTATCAACCACGATGGCGGGCTACAAAGCCGCTACGCCCATCTTGACAGCATAAATGTTAAAGTCGGTCAGCTAGTCAAGAAAGGTCAAGTTTTGGGGACTGTTGGCACTACTGGACAACCAACAAGCAAACAACCCCATCTCCATTTTGAAGTGCGTACTAGTTCATCTTTAGGATGGGTGGCAGAAAATCCTAAAGATTATTTGAAACCATAA
- a CDS encoding HhoA/HhoB/HtrA family serine endopeptidase: protein MNLSLKQLAVYLSLLVVGGSAGLLGSRYLLPQNRSFQQLRNVTTALPSESVAPNPVTGSVANAGGDNVNFIASAVQKVGPAVVRINATRRVANPISEALKNPLLRRFFGEDEEPLPQERIERGTGSGFILSANGQLLTNAHVVADTDTVQVTLKDGRTYEGKVVGVDTVTDVAVVKIPGENLPTVKLGNSQNLIPGQWAIAIGNPLGLDNTVTIGIISATDRTSAQVGVPDKRVSFIQTDAAINPGNSGGPLLNAQGEVIGINTAIRADAQGLGFAIPIETAARVANELFTKGRVEHPFLGIEMTDLSPTKKQQINTENQLNIQQDTGVVIKSVLDDSPAKKAGLLPGDVIQKINGKTVKTSAQVQKLVEASTVGDILAVEVNRSGKIISLKVQSGVYPKR from the coding sequence ATGAATTTATCCCTAAAGCAACTGGCCGTTTATCTGTCTCTACTTGTAGTTGGAGGTAGTGCAGGTTTGTTAGGCAGTCGCTATCTACTTCCTCAAAATCGCTCGTTCCAACAACTGAGAAATGTTACGACGGCTTTGCCCTCAGAATCTGTTGCGCCTAATCCTGTAACTGGTTCTGTGGCGAATGCTGGGGGAGATAATGTAAATTTTATTGCTAGTGCGGTACAAAAAGTTGGGCCGGCTGTGGTGCGGATTAATGCCACCCGTAGAGTCGCCAATCCTATTTCTGAGGCGTTAAAAAATCCTCTTTTGCGGCGTTTTTTTGGTGAAGATGAAGAACCACTTCCTCAAGAACGAATCGAACGGGGTACAGGTTCAGGATTTATTTTAAGCGCCAACGGGCAATTGTTAACTAATGCCCATGTAGTAGCTGATACAGATACTGTACAAGTAACTCTCAAGGATGGTCGGACTTATGAGGGGAAGGTTGTAGGGGTTGATACTGTTACAGATGTGGCTGTGGTGAAAATTCCTGGAGAAAATTTACCTACGGTGAAGTTGGGTAATTCTCAAAATTTGATTCCGGGACAGTGGGCGATCGCTATTGGCAATCCTCTAGGTTTAGATAATACTGTAACTATCGGTATTATCAGCGCTACAGACCGCACCAGCGCCCAAGTTGGTGTGCCTGATAAACGAGTTAGCTTTATTCAAACTGATGCCGCAATTAATCCTGGTAACTCTGGTGGGCCTTTATTAAATGCTCAAGGGGAAGTAATTGGCATTAATACGGCTATTCGTGCTGATGCTCAAGGGCTTGGTTTTGCTATTCCCATTGAAACAGCCGCCCGTGTTGCTAATGAGCTTTTTACTAAGGGGCGTGTGGAACATCCCTTTTTGGGTATTGAGATGACGGACTTATCTCCCACCAAAAAGCAGCAAATCAATACTGAAAATCAGTTAAATATTCAACAAGACACTGGCGTTGTCATTAAAAGTGTCCTGGATGATTCCCCAGCCAAAAAAGCAGGGCTGCTCCCTGGTGATGTGATTCAGAAAATTAATGGTAAAACTGTTAAAACCTCAGCCCAGGTGCAAAAATTAGTAGAAGCCAGCACAGTTGGAGATATTCTTGCCGTTGAGGTTAACCGCAGTGGCAAAATTATCAGTTTGAAGGTGCAGTCGGGGGTTTATCCGAAACGGTAG
- a CDS encoding DUF760 domain-containing protein — protein MVFDPDFLNDNSEEHPNQLLSDNFGENPNQLLNYLQHQSPEVLARVAQSVSPEIKQIISQNVQGLVGMLPAENFNVQITTDKENLAGLLASAMMTGYFLRQMEQRMQLDHLSNG, from the coding sequence ATGGTGTTTGATCCTGACTTCTTAAACGACAATTCCGAAGAACACCCTAACCAACTTCTTTCTGATAACTTTGGGGAAAACCCAAATCAGTTACTTAATTATCTACAACATCAGTCTCCAGAAGTTCTAGCCCGCGTCGCTCAGTCTGTCAGCCCGGAAATTAAACAGATTATTTCCCAAAACGTCCAAGGGTTAGTGGGAATGCTCCCCGCCGAGAATTTCAATGTCCAAATTACCACAGACAAAGAAAACCTAGCGGGTCTATTAGCATCAGCAATGATGACTGGTTACTTCCTACGCCAAATGGAACAAAGAATGCAGCTAGACCATTTATCCAACGGTTAA
- the scpB gene encoding SMC-Scp complex subunit ScpB → MTIATATKIEAILYLKGKPLSAGEIAEYAACDRATVEEGIIELMDSYARRDSALEVVETPDGYSLQLRTDFQDLVQTLIPVELGLGALRTLAAIALNSPILQSDLINLRGSGVYQHVPELVELGFVRKRRDNESRSYSLQVTPKFHQYFQIEQLPQLLDSEQKEQQLELDLAVGAVNSEQ, encoded by the coding sequence ATGACCATAGCCACAGCGACTAAGATAGAAGCAATTCTCTATTTGAAGGGTAAACCCTTATCAGCCGGGGAAATTGCCGAGTATGCCGCCTGCGATCGCGCTACCGTTGAAGAAGGCATCATCGAACTAATGGACAGCTATGCCCGGCGAGATAGCGCCTTGGAAGTTGTAGAAACCCCCGATGGTTACAGCCTGCAACTGCGCACAGACTTCCAAGATTTAGTGCAAACGCTGATTCCCGTAGAATTAGGACTAGGAGCATTGCGGACACTAGCTGCGATCGCCCTCAACAGCCCCATCCTGCAAAGCGATTTAATTAACCTGCGAGGTTCTGGTGTATATCAACACGTTCCCGAACTAGTCGAACTCGGCTTCGTCCGCAAACGCCGCGATAATGAATCTCGTTCCTATTCACTACAAGTAACACCAAAATTTCATCAATACTTCCAAATAGAACAACTTCCCCAACTCCTCGACAGTGAACAAAAAGAACAGCAACTAGAACTAGACCTAGCCGTAGGGGCAGTGAACAGTGAACAGTGA
- the ispD gene encoding 2-C-methyl-D-erythritol 4-phosphate cytidylyltransferase codes for MYLLIPAAGVGKRMGSDRNKLLLKVRSQTILAWTLLSAQAADEITWIGIISQPIDWPDFKSILANLRLTKPVELIIGGSTRQESVYNGLQALPATAEQVLIHDGARCLVTPNLLNSCAQAIRQCSGLIAAVPVKDTIKVVEESGIIQSTPDRRNLWAAQTPQGFNVELLKQCHAEGVRQSWEVTDDAALFEKCGIEVRIVEGEETNLKITTPQDLAIAEFILSSRK; via the coding sequence GTGTATTTACTCATCCCCGCCGCCGGAGTTGGCAAAAGAATGGGGAGCGATCGCAATAAACTTTTACTGAAAGTGCGATCGCAAACCATTCTCGCTTGGACTCTCCTATCTGCACAAGCAGCCGACGAAATCACCTGGATTGGCATTATCTCTCAACCCATTGATTGGCCAGATTTTAAATCTATTCTCGCTAATTTACGCCTCACTAAGCCAGTTGAATTGATTATTGGCGGTTCCACTAGACAAGAATCTGTTTACAACGGCTTACAGGCGCTACCAGCCACCGCAGAGCAAGTTTTAATTCACGATGGCGCTAGATGTTTGGTAACACCAAATTTACTCAACTCCTGCGCCCAAGCCATTCGTCAATGTTCTGGTTTAATTGCGGCTGTCCCGGTAAAAGACACGATTAAAGTTGTGGAAGAAAGTGGCATAATTCAAAGTACACCAGACCGACGCAATCTTTGGGCAGCACAAACCCCCCAAGGATTTAACGTTGAATTGCTCAAACAATGCCACGCTGAAGGTGTTCGCCAAAGTTGGGAAGTGACAGACGATGCTGCTTTATTTGAGAAGTGCGGTATCGAAGTGCGAATTGTGGAAGGTGAGGAAACAAATTTAAAAATTACCACTCCTCAAGATTTGGCGATCGCTGAATTTATCCTTAGCAGTAGAAAGTAG